The following coding sequences are from one Tolumonas lignilytica window:
- the rsmC gene encoding 16S rRNA (guanine(1207)-N(2))-methyltransferase RsmC: MHFSEHNNLSAFLQRHQDLFQDKNLLICGQLQALSLEPLLQNPNSTYLVSDYCVFNKLKTQNLEKSRLHFGFKLDDSTQKYDALLVFMPKAKQEAALWFNWTLPLLKSNAEIFVIGENRGGINATPKLLQTYTSGTKKIDSARHCSLFYASLLTPVPTPSLHSQLHQYTLQHTANINPLTISALSGVFSADELDEGTQLLLDNLPSLHGEVLDVGCGAGIIGASICQRMPDVKMTMTDVNALALFSATETLNKNHLSANVIASDMFSDVIGKFDFIISNPPFHSGLNTNYEATERLLRQAPAYLKHHGQLFLVANKFLRYEPILNEVFHSVSVIKENARFKIIRAM; encoded by the coding sequence ATGCATTTTTCTGAACATAATAATCTTTCTGCGTTTTTGCAGCGACATCAAGACTTATTTCAAGATAAAAATCTGTTGATTTGTGGCCAATTACAAGCCCTATCGCTTGAGCCGTTATTACAAAATCCAAACTCCACATATTTAGTATCGGATTATTGTGTTTTCAATAAATTAAAAACACAAAACCTTGAAAAATCACGTCTTCATTTTGGATTCAAACTTGATGACTCCACACAAAAGTATGATGCACTTTTGGTTTTTATGCCGAAAGCAAAACAGGAAGCTGCATTGTGGTTCAACTGGACACTACCGTTATTAAAATCTAACGCTGAAATTTTTGTTATCGGAGAAAATCGTGGTGGCATTAATGCCACACCTAAATTGCTACAAACTTATACGTCAGGTACAAAAAAAATAGACAGCGCAAGACATTGCTCTCTTTTTTATGCGTCATTGCTCACACCAGTGCCAACACCATCCTTGCACTCACAACTGCATCAGTACACCCTGCAACATACAGCCAATATCAATCCATTAACCATATCCGCATTATCTGGCGTATTTAGTGCTGATGAGTTAGATGAAGGAACTCAACTTTTGCTAGACAACTTGCCGTCACTGCATGGAGAGGTGTTAGATGTGGGATGTGGAGCTGGTATTATTGGAGCATCTATATGCCAACGTATGCCAGATGTAAAAATGACAATGACTGACGTTAATGCGTTAGCTTTGTTTTCGGCGACAGAGACATTAAACAAAAATCATCTATCTGCCAATGTTATAGCCTCTGATATGTTTTCTGATGTGATTGGAAAATTTGATTTTATTATTTCAAATCCACCTTTTCATTCTGGATTAAATACAAATTATGAGGCTACAGAGCGTTTACTTCGCCAAGCCCCTGCTTATTTGAAACATCATGGACAATTATTTTTAGTAGCGAATAAATTTCTACGTTACGAACCCATCCTAAATGAAGTTTTCCATTCTGTATCTGTGATAAAAGAAAATGCACGATTTAAAATCATTCGGGCAATGTAA
- the glgA gene encoding glycogen synthase GlgA, whose translation MNILFIASEVESFVKTGGLADVAKALPLELKRAGHDVRIAIPGYSAIAQREHGSIISSGQLSTEPQYVDIPYDVRQLYLADIPLYLIENKHYFERPSLYGENNNAYADNGERFAFFSAAVLQATEQVGFRPDIVHCNDWHTALVPMLLKTRFGQNPFFSQTKSIITIHNGAFQGICERGQLWALPEIRNAHNEAIYQGPYYINFLKCGVLYADKINAVSPTYAKELMSYLGGHGMAKHFQDRAADICGIINGCDYNDWDPATDALLPARYYVDDLQGKAECKRQLQQRANLPVSDLPVFGMVCRLTEQKGIHYLLPILAKFLVHHVQVAIVGSGDPVLAQRLEIIAQQFPHKFVFINAHSNELAHLVEAGSDFFMMPSQFEPCGLNQMYSLAYGTLPIVRAVGGLKDTVTDYDQDPEHATGFVFEEPEPYDLLNVLRRALLLYVQDQHEFKRVQRNAMLTRYHWSDSVHGYEDMYKKALNWQ comes from the coding sequence ATGAATATATTATTTATAGCTTCTGAAGTTGAAAGCTTTGTAAAAACGGGTGGTTTGGCCGACGTAGCCAAAGCTTTACCACTGGAATTAAAACGGGCCGGACATGATGTGAGGATCGCAATCCCTGGATACAGCGCCATTGCACAGCGTGAGCATGGCTCGATTATCAGTTCTGGTCAGTTATCAACAGAACCACAGTATGTGGACATCCCGTATGATGTCAGACAACTATATCTTGCTGATATTCCATTATATTTAATTGAAAATAAGCATTATTTTGAACGCCCGAGTTTGTATGGCGAAAACAATAATGCTTATGCAGATAACGGAGAGCGGTTTGCGTTTTTTTCCGCAGCAGTTCTGCAGGCTACCGAACAAGTAGGATTTAGACCGGATATTGTGCACTGTAATGACTGGCACACGGCGCTGGTGCCGATGTTACTCAAAACACGCTTCGGTCAAAATCCATTTTTCTCCCAAACGAAAAGTATCATCACTATTCATAATGGTGCCTTTCAAGGGATTTGTGAAAGAGGCCAATTATGGGCATTACCGGAAATCAGGAATGCGCATAATGAAGCCATTTATCAGGGTCCGTATTACATTAACTTCTTGAAGTGTGGTGTTTTGTATGCCGACAAAATAAATGCCGTCAGCCCTACTTATGCCAAGGAACTGATGTCTTACCTTGGTGGGCATGGTATGGCGAAGCATTTCCAGGATCGTGCAGCAGATATTTGCGGAATAATTAACGGCTGTGATTATAACGATTGGGATCCTGCTACTGATGCATTACTCCCAGCAAGATATTATGTAGATGACTTACAAGGTAAAGCTGAATGTAAGCGGCAATTGCAACAGCGGGCCAATCTACCAGTCAGTGATCTTCCTGTATTTGGCATGGTGTGCCGACTCACGGAACAAAAAGGTATTCATTATTTACTACCGATTTTAGCCAAATTTTTGGTACATCATGTTCAAGTGGCCATTGTAGGTTCGGGCGATCCTGTCTTAGCCCAAAGACTAGAAATTATTGCACAGCAATTTCCACATAAATTTGTCTTTATCAATGCGCATAGCAATGAGTTGGCACATTTAGTCGAAGCTGGTAGCGATTTCTTCATGATGCCATCGCAGTTTGAGCCATGCGGTTTAAACCAGATGTATAGTCTGGCATATGGCACATTGCCTATCGTTCGAGCTGTTGGCGGCTTAAAAGATACCGTAACGGATTATGACCAGGATCCAGAGCATGCGACAGGTTTCGTGTTTGAAGAACCTGAACCTTATGATCTGTTGAATGTGTTACGTCGCGCGTTGTTACTGTACGTACAGGATCAACACGAGTTTAAACGAGTTCAACGTAATGCAATGTTAACACGATATCACTGGTCTGATTCTGTGCATGGTTATGAGGATATGTATAAAAAAGCACTCAATTGGCAGTAG
- the glgC gene encoding glucose-1-phosphate adenylyltransferase — protein MSGVLAMILAGGEGTRLQPLTVSRSKPSVPFGGSYRLVDFVLNNFINSDMLRIYVLTQFKSQSLYLHLKKGWNLTGISGRFIDPIPAQMRMGKRWYDGTADAIYQNIGFIELSSPEHVCIFGSDHIYKMDIRQMLDFHKEKQAVLTVAAIRVPIAEASAFGVIEVDADGRMIGFEEKPKKPKSIPGDPEFALASMGNYIFETNTLLSELTSDAEKEDSSHDFGRDIIPGLYPNAPVYVYDFSINQIEGEKGAYWRDVGTIDAYWQSHMDLVSDNPPFSLYNRKWPLHTFYPPLPPATFIDTAAYKTNVSQSLISAGCYIQGSRINRSILGFRCNIASGSEISESIFLGDVKIGEGCKIRRAIIDKQVEIAPGTVIGENLAYDRQRFTVSEGGIVVIPKGARVGF, from the coding sequence ATGTCTGGCGTATTAGCGATGATTTTAGCCGGTGGTGAAGGTACTCGTTTACAACCTTTAACCGTCTCGCGAAGCAAACCTTCGGTGCCATTTGGAGGGAGTTATCGTCTAGTTGACTTTGTACTGAATAATTTCATCAATTCAGACATGTTGCGGATCTATGTATTGACACAATTCAAATCTCAATCTCTTTATCTACATTTAAAAAAAGGATGGAATCTAACAGGTATTAGCGGCCGTTTTATAGACCCTATTCCAGCACAAATGAGAATGGGAAAACGTTGGTATGATGGTACAGCTGACGCTATCTACCAAAATATAGGTTTCATTGAGTTAAGCAGTCCGGAACATGTCTGTATTTTTGGCAGTGACCATATTTATAAAATGGATATTCGTCAGATGCTTGATTTTCACAAAGAAAAACAAGCCGTACTGACCGTTGCTGCAATCCGAGTTCCTATCGCTGAAGCCTCAGCATTTGGTGTCATCGAAGTTGATGCAGATGGCCGAATGATCGGTTTTGAAGAAAAGCCCAAAAAACCAAAATCTATTCCTGGTGACCCAGAATTTGCGTTAGCTTCTATGGGCAACTACATTTTTGAAACAAATACCTTATTAAGTGAATTAACTTCTGATGCAGAAAAGGAAGATTCCAGCCATGATTTCGGCCGAGATATCATTCCAGGTCTGTATCCTAATGCACCCGTTTATGTATACGACTTCAGTATTAACCAAATTGAAGGGGAAAAAGGGGCTTATTGGCGTGATGTGGGTACAATTGATGCCTACTGGCAATCACACATGGATTTAGTTAGTGATAATCCACCCTTTTCTTTGTATAACCGTAAATGGCCATTACATACTTTCTATCCACCATTGCCGCCAGCAACGTTTATCGACACTGCGGCATATAAAACTAACGTGTCACAGTCTTTGATTTCCGCAGGATGTTATATTCAAGGCAGTCGGATAAACCGCAGTATCTTAGGATTTCGCTGCAATATTGCATCCGGCTCCGAAATTAGTGAATCGATCTTCCTAGGAGACGTGAAAATTGGTGAAGGTTGTAAAATTCGTCGAGCGATCATTGATAAACAGGTAGAAATCGCACCTGGTACTGTGATCGGTGAAAATCTTGCCTATGATCGCCAGCGTTTCACTGTGTCAGAAGGCGGTATTGTTGTGATCCCGAAAGGGGCTAGAGTTGGTTTCTGA